Proteins from a single region of Cytophagaceae bacterium:
- a CDS encoding mucoidy inhibitor MuiA family protein, which produces MKKTTFFAFLFLSFASLAQTKISSIVKEVTIYNSGAQVTREVTVDLKKDENNLVIKGISPEIDINSIRIKTFDEKALVTGFNHQSSVFSDEESNDKIIEIGKKSENITFQKRKFEIERTLLERQEKLLLENQKVGGASVGMKSEDLIKTFDYFETKMKKILNQQYQIKTSIDSLDKVIKEYNKEINAIQQAGENKFSEIIFTIKSENFLPKSKVIISYFVKNAGWLPNYDFIATELNKPLKVVYKSKIYQYSGEDWKDVKLTLSNSLPQKNSTAPEILPWYWGQPNDYSTYFENLVTVAKDGEVWGKVKDKEGVGIPGVTISLKGTSFGVASDQSGNYRMAIPPDRIGKTNELIFSFIGFISESRIAGNNPINVILKEDSQHLDEVVVVGYAPQKRNNAVAAVSVFSGKAAGVSVKSEEITTLIEEKEKPISVDFTFQEKVTLLSDGKDKTLDMKELSIPVDYQYVSVPKVDEAVFLKANILDYEKFNFIEGEVNLYFEGTFVGKTKLLNQNSDTLSISMGRDPSLKIERKHVKTFSKKQTFGSNRQDDFTYEITLKNSKNQEVKVLVIDQFPISGNKEIDVFAKKLSEGGFDEKDGKIKFDLTLKPLSDKKLTFSYSVKYPKGYVIRNEE; this is translated from the coding sequence ATGAAAAAGACCACATTTTTTGCTTTTTTATTTCTTTCATTTGCTTCACTAGCTCAAACCAAAATTTCTTCTATTGTAAAAGAAGTTACAATTTATAATTCCGGTGCTCAGGTAACCAGGGAAGTTACTGTCGATTTAAAAAAGGATGAAAATAATTTAGTTATTAAAGGTATTTCACCCGAAATTGATATTAATAGCATTAGAATAAAAACCTTTGACGAGAAAGCTTTAGTTACTGGATTTAATCATCAATCAAGTGTTTTTTCCGATGAAGAATCGAATGATAAGATAATTGAAATAGGTAAAAAGTCAGAAAATATCACTTTTCAAAAAAGAAAATTCGAAATTGAAAGGACTCTTTTAGAAAGGCAGGAAAAGTTATTGCTTGAAAATCAAAAGGTTGGGGGTGCTAGTGTAGGTATGAAGTCGGAAGATTTGATAAAAACATTTGATTACTTTGAGACTAAAATGAAGAAAATATTAAATCAACAATATCAGATAAAAACTTCAATTGACTCACTGGATAAAGTTATTAAAGAGTACAATAAGGAAATCAATGCGATTCAACAGGCTGGTGAAAATAAGTTTTCAGAAATAATTTTTACCATAAAAAGTGAAAATTTCCTTCCTAAAAGCAAAGTGATCATTTCATACTTTGTTAAGAATGCTGGCTGGCTGCCTAATTATGATTTTATTGCCACCGAACTAAATAAGCCGCTTAAAGTTGTCTATAAAAGTAAAATATATCAGTATTCAGGGGAAGACTGGAAAGATGTTAAATTGACACTAAGCAACAGCCTTCCACAGAAAAACTCAACAGCCCCCGAAATACTTCCATGGTATTGGGGTCAACCCAACGATTATTCTACCTACTTTGAAAATCTTGTAACAGTTGCAAAGGATGGAGAAGTTTGGGGGAAAGTAAAAGATAAAGAGGGGGTTGGAATTCCGGGTGTTACGATTTCATTGAAGGGGACATCTTTCGGCGTTGCTTCTGACCAAAGTGGTAATTATAGAATGGCTATTCCACCAGATAGAATTGGCAAGACCAACGAACTTATTTTTAGTTTTATTGGATTTATTTCTGAAAGTCGAATTGCCGGAAATAACCCTATTAATGTAATACTTAAAGAAGATTCTCAGCATTTAGATGAGGTAGTGGTTGTTGGTTATGCCCCTCAAAAAAGAAATAATGCAGTTGCAGCTGTCTCAGTATTTTCGGGGAAAGCTGCCGGAGTGTCAGTTAAGAGTGAGGAAATTACAACTCTAATTGAAGAAAAGGAGAAACCTATTTCTGTAGATTTTACTTTTCAGGAGAAAGTCACTTTGCTTTCTGACGGAAAAGATAAAACATTGGATATGAAAGAATTAAGTATTCCCGTAGATTATCAGTATGTGTCTGTTCCAAAAGTGGATGAAGCTGTTTTTTTGAAAGCCAATATTTTGGATTATGAAAAATTTAATTTCATAGAAGGTGAGGTAAATCTTTATTTTGAAGGCACTTTTGTTGGGAAAACTAAGCTACTCAACCAAAATTCCGATACATTGTCAATATCAATGGGTCGGGATCCATCTTTAAAAATCGAAAGAAAACATGTAAAAACTTTTTCCAAAAAACAAACATTTGGTTCTAACCGACAGGATGATTTTACATATGAAATCACCTTAAAAAATTCTAAAAATCAGGAAGTTAAAGTTTTGGTTATAGATCAGTTTCCGATTTCTGGAAATAAGGAAATAGATGTCTTCGCCAAAAAGTTATCGGAAGGAGGTTTCGATGAAAAAGATGGAAAAATTAAATTTGATTTAACATTGAAACCTCTTTCGGATAAGAAATTGACTTTCAGCTATTCTGTGAAATACCCCAAAGGTTATGTGATTAGGAATGAAGAATAA